One Cryptomeria japonica chromosome 9, Sugi_1.0, whole genome shotgun sequence genomic window carries:
- the LOC131029702 gene encoding (R)-mandelonitrile lyase-like, producing MTWERLCNSSSPMALCLRLLLFFAVLADAGKGRARGPLASLLTWNAREAASRQYDYIVVGGGTAGCAIATTLSAQFSVLMVERGDSPYGVTSIEKARGVFTTLANTDKYNSPAQVFVSEDGVENVRGRVLGGSSALNFGFYSRASLAYMVSMGWNLTLVQEAYQWIEANLVTRPQMKEWQSAVMEGLLDVGVGMIPFNGYTFEHVLGTKTSGSTFDNNGRRHTAADLLIKANPLNLRVLLRATASRVTFYPKENCGHYSSKPRVRGLEFMDENGHSYEALLKANSPFCREKGGCSEVILSAGAMGSPQLLLLSGIGPAEHLENMSIPVVMHLPGVGKGMVDNPRNNISLLSRKPLDFSMPQVVGITGDDKAYIEAFSAMQQGSFVGYIAEKLAAPLSRGELYLKSTDPRDNPSVKFNYFSNPLDVAVCARAMRSIVALTRTKALSFAYVDQPLPLPDNETALAEFCKSTVATIWHFHGGCRFDLVINRNYQVIGIENDNLRVVDASTHASSPGTNPQATTLMLGRYVGIRILQERQRISEILGTQ from the exons ATGACGTGGGAACGCTTATGCAACTCCTCTTCACCCATGGCATTATGTTTACGCTTACTCCTCTTCTTCGCTGTATTGGCCGATGCTG GTAAAGGGAGGGCGAGGGGGCCATTGGCATCATTGTTGACATGGAATGCGCGCGAGGCAGCTTCAAGACAGTACGATTACATAGTGGTGGGCGGAGGGACTGCGGGGTGTGCAATTGCAACCACTCTGTCTGCCCAATTCTCAGTGCTGATGGTGGAGAGGGGAGACTCTCCTTACGGCGTTACCAGCATAGAGAAAGCGCGGGGCGTCTTCACAACGCTTGCCAACACGGACAAATACAACTCCCCCGCTCAAGTGTTCGTATCAGAAGACGGCGTGGAGAACGTGCGCGGGAGAGTTCTCGGGGGCAGCTCCGCCTTGAATTTTGGGTTCTACAGCCGAGCAAGCCTTGCATACATGGTGTCCATGGGCTGGAACCTCACGCTCGTCCAGGAGGCCTACCAGTGGATCGAAGCCAATCTCGTTACGCGCCCCCAAATGAAAGAGTGGCAATCTGCTGTTATGGAGGGTCTGCTGGACGTGGGAGTGGGAATGATCCCTTTCAATGGCTACACGTTCGAGCATGTCCTTGGCACCAAGACCAGCGGCTCAACCTTTGATAACAACGGCAGGCGTCATACAGCCGCTGATCTCCTCATAAAGGCTAATCCACTTAATCTTCGTGTTCTTCTCCGCGCCACTGCTAGCCGCGTTACCTTCTATCCAAAAG AGAATTGTGGTCATTACTCGTCAAAACCTCGTGTTCGTGGACTGGAATTCATGGATGAGAATGGGCATTCGTACGAGGCGTTATTGAAGGCGAATAGTCCATTTTGCAGGGAGAAAGGCGGGTGCAGCGAGGTGATATTGAGTGCAGGGGCAATGGGAAGCCCGCAGCTATTACTGCTGAGCGGCATAGGCCCCGCGGAGCATCTGGAAAATATGAGCATTCCTGTGGTGATGCACTTGCCCGGAGTGGGAAAGGGCATGGTAGACAATCCACGCAACAACATCTCTCTTCTGTCTCGCAAGCCTCTCGATTTTTCAATGCCGCAAGTCGTAGGAATAACAGGCGACGACAAGGCATACATAGAGGCATTCAGCGCAATGCAGCAGGGATCTTTCGTTGGCTATATTGCCGAGAAGCTGGCCGCCCCTCTGTCCAGAGGAGAGCTTTATTTGAAATCTACAGATCCCCGGGATAATCCATCCGTTAAATTCAACTATTTCTCAAATCCGTTGGACGTGGCGGTGTGCGCCCGAGCTATGAGAAGCATCGTTGCGCTGACACGGACAAAGGCCCTGTCCTTCGCGTATGTGGATCAACCTCTTCCCCTTCCTGATAATGAAACGGCACTGGCGGAGTTCTGTAAGAGCACAGTTGCCACCATCTGGCATTTCCATGGCGGCTGCCGCTTTGATCTTGTCATCAACAGAAACTACCAAGTCATTGGAATTGAAAACGATAATTTGAGAGTAGTTGATGCATCCACTCACGCTTCATCGCCTGGAACCAATCCCCAGGCCACCACGCTCATGCTTGGCAG GTACGTCGGGATTCGCATTCTTCAGGAGCGCCAGCGCATTTCAGAAATTTTAGGCACTCAATGA